Proteins encoded in a region of the Fundulus heteroclitus isolate FHET01 chromosome 2, MU-UCD_Fhet_4.1, whole genome shotgun sequence genome:
- the snapc5 gene encoding snRNA-activating protein complex subunit 5 — protein sequence MHSRLQELKKEEETLLKIKVMLQDQLNRLKFEEGALKSIINAQTEEGASQDITPENEVHVNLDDESEINRTKLLLNSAEDYDMEEEDEDEDEDEENENEEDEYEDDLEFVPEANEEDDY from the exons atgcACAGCCGTTTGCAGGAGTTGAAGAAGGAAGAGGAGACCCTCCTCAAAATCAAAGTCATGTTGCAGGACCAGCTGAACCGCTTGAAG TTTGAGGAAGGGGCCTTGAAGTCTATCATCAACGCTCAAACGGAAGAAGGAGCCTCCCAGGACATTACCCCAGAAAACGAG GTTCATGTTAATCTTGATGATGAGAGCGAAATCAACCGAACCAAACTCTTGCTGAATAGTGCCGAGGATTATGACatggaggaagaggatgaggatgaggatgaagaTGAGGAGAATGAAAATGAGGAAGACGAATATGAGGATGATCTTGAATTTGTGCCTGAAGCGAATGAGGAGGATGATTACTAA